In the Leptotrichia sp. oral taxon 212 genome, one interval contains:
- a CDS encoding YdcF family protein, producing the protein MKNNLKKRKILNILKYIFIVFIIPFIFVQFLIVSGRKDESDKQVDYVIILGGRVYGDKPSNSLNERIKTATKYLREHKDIKVVASGGKGKGEEISEAEAIKKELIKNGIDENRIIKEDKSKNTVENLKFSLEKIGEERAVNNEKVKVLIVTNGYHLYRSKKIAELLGYEAYGLPATTPFISIPKSYLREFLSIIKFNFEKNNIN; encoded by the coding sequence GTGAAAAATAATTTAAAGAAGAGAAAGATATTAAATATCTTAAAATATATTTTTATAGTTTTTATTATACCATTTATTTTCGTGCAGTTTCTGATTGTATCCGGAAGAAAGGATGAATCTGACAAACAGGTTGATTATGTTATAATTTTAGGTGGAAGGGTATATGGTGACAAACCTTCCAATTCTTTAAATGAAAGAATAAAAACTGCCACTAAATATTTAAGAGAACATAAGGATATAAAAGTAGTAGCTTCGGGCGGTAAAGGAAAAGGGGAAGAAATATCTGAAGCAGAAGCAATAAAAAAAGAACTGATAAAAAATGGAATTGATGAAAACAGAATTATAAAAGAAGATAAATCTAAAAACACTGTGGAAAATTTAAAATTCAGCCTTGAAAAAATAGGTGAAGAGAGAGCTGTTAACAATGAAAAAGTCAAAGTTCTTATTGTTACAAATGGTTATCATCTTTACAGATCAAAGAAAATTGCTGAACTGTTGGGATATGAGGCTTATGGACTTCCTGCCACGACGCCATTTATTTCGATACCAAAATCATACCTGAGAGAATTTTTATCAATAATTAAGTTCAATTTTGAAAAAAATAATATAAATTAA
- a CDS encoding ABC transporter ATP-binding protein, which translates to MNSSDKNSRNKGKQLKALFRLIGYMFKLYKFHFIAVLVFILLSSLSMVVGTMYTKQLIDGYITPNIGNPNIDFAPLVKIILSMDAAYLTGMISTYLYERLMIVAAQGTLKTLRDDVFSHMEKLPIKYFDTHAHGDIMSVYSSDIDTLRNMITESLAQIISAIITVVSVLTSMFILSVPLTIFTLIMVVLTISVTRYISGKSGRNFKAQQENIGAVNGYIEEMLEGLKVVKVFSYEEEAKEKFDVLNEKLFESSNNANKYGNILGPVAGNLGNINFVLTASIGSFLAISNIGGFTLGGLASFLQFTRTLNQPIIQTAMQINSVLLAAAGAQRVFQILDEKPEFDEGYVKLVNAGTDENGNIKEVDKHTGMWAWKHPHEDGTVSYERLLGDVVFENVDFGYNESKIILHDINLYAKPGEKIAFVGATGAGKTTITNLINRFYDIQKGKIRYDGINIQKINKSDLRKSLGIVLQDTHLFSGTVADNIRYGKLDANDEEVRAAAKLANAHHFIKHLPEGYDTYLSNGGANLSQGQRQLLSIARAAIADPPVLILDEATSSIDTRTEKIVQEGMDKLMKGRTVFVIAHRLSTIRNSDVIMVLEQGRIIERGNHDELLKQKGTYYQLYTGGFELD; encoded by the coding sequence ATGAATAGTTCAGATAAAAATAGCAGAAATAAAGGAAAACAGCTGAAAGCCCTGTTCCGTCTTATAGGATACATGTTTAAACTGTATAAATTTCATTTTATTGCAGTTTTAGTATTTATACTTTTAAGTTCATTAAGTATGGTTGTAGGAACAATGTATACAAAACAGCTTATTGACGGATATATTACACCTAACATAGGAAATCCAAACATTGATTTTGCTCCTCTTGTAAAAATAATACTTTCAATGGATGCAGCATATCTGACAGGGATGATTTCCACTTACTTATATGAAAGACTTATGATAGTTGCGGCTCAGGGGACATTAAAAACTCTTAGGGATGATGTGTTTTCCCATATGGAAAAACTGCCTATTAAATACTTTGATACTCATGCTCATGGAGATATAATGAGTGTATATTCAAGTGATATAGATACGTTACGTAATATGATAACAGAAAGTCTGGCACAAATAATTTCTGCGATAATAACAGTTGTCAGTGTTCTCACTTCAATGTTTATCCTTAGTGTGCCTCTGACAATTTTTACTCTGATTATGGTTGTTCTTACAATAAGCGTCACAAGATACATATCAGGAAAAAGTGGAAGAAATTTTAAGGCTCAGCAGGAAAATATTGGAGCAGTAAATGGATATATTGAAGAAATGCTAGAAGGACTAAAAGTTGTTAAAGTATTTTCATATGAAGAAGAAGCAAAAGAGAAATTTGATGTCTTAAACGAAAAACTCTTTGAAAGTTCAAATAATGCAAATAAATACGGAAATATTTTAGGCCCTGTTGCAGGAAATCTGGGAAATATAAACTTTGTCCTTACAGCTTCAATTGGATCTTTTCTTGCTATTTCAAATATAGGGGGATTCACTCTTGGAGGACTCGCTTCCTTCCTTCAGTTTACAAGAACTCTAAACCAGCCTATAATACAGACTGCAATGCAGATTAATTCAGTATTGCTGGCTGCAGCCGGAGCACAGAGGGTATTTCAGATTCTTGATGAAAAACCTGAATTTGATGAAGGTTATGTAAAACTTGTAAATGCTGGTACTGATGAAAATGGAAATATAAAGGAAGTAGATAAACATACAGGAATGTGGGCTTGGAAACATCCACATGAAGATGGAACAGTTTCCTATGAAAGGCTTCTTGGTGATGTTGTCTTTGAAAATGTTGATTTTGGATATAATGAAAGTAAAATTATACTACATGACATAAATTTATATGCAAAACCTGGAGAAAAAATAGCTTTTGTTGGAGCAACAGGAGCAGGAAAAACAACAATTACCAATCTTATAAACAGATTTTACGATATACAGAAGGGGAAAATAAGATATGATGGTATAAATATCCAGAAAATAAACAAATCTGATTTAAGAAAGTCATTGGGAATAGTGTTACAGGATACCCATCTGTTTTCAGGAACAGTTGCTGATAACATAAGATATGGAAAGCTTGATGCAAATGATGAAGAAGTTCGTGCAGCAGCAAAACTTGCAAATGCACATCACTTTATCAAGCATTTACCTGAGGGATATGATACTTATCTAAGCAATGGCGGTGCAAATTTATCACAAGGTCAGAGACAGCTTCTTTCAATAGCGAGAGCTGCTATAGCCGATCCGCCTGTACTGATACTGGATGAAGCAACATCAAGTATAGATACAAGAACAGAAAAAATAGTGCAGGAAGGTATGGACAAATTAATGAAAGGCAGAACAGTGTTTGTAATAGCTCATAGACTTTCAACTATAAGAAATTCAGATGTAATAATGGTTCTGGAACAGGGAAGAATAATTGAAAGAGGAAATCATGATGAACTTTTAAAGCAGAAAGGAACTTACTATCAGCTCTATACAGGAGGTTTTGAACTGGATTAA
- a CDS encoding ABC transporter ATP-binding protein translates to MLKKLLAYVGEYKKVSLLSPLFILVEVMMEILIPFLMASIIDDGLNKGNMKHIYFIGLLTLLIAMLSLSTGFAAGRCAAKASSGFAKNIRKAVFYKIQNFSFTNIDKFSTAGLITRFTTDIANIQNSYQMILRLLVRAPLMLIFATMMTIYISPGLSTIFIGAIIILGIVMVVVIFLVHPIFLQAMKKYDKINSDLQENINAVRVVKAYVRENYEINKFKNSTDSLRNILLKAEKIIIFVAPAMQFCMYSCIILLSWFGAKKIVAGNLTTGQLMSLFSYTANILMSLLMFAMVIVTITFSRASGERIVEVLDEEPSIKNIDNPVLEVIDGSISFENVNFSYSNNSEVLNLENINLHINQGETIGIIGGTGSAKSALVQLIPRLYDVLNGEVKVGGVNVKNYDIKTLRDNVAMVLQKNVLFSGTIKENLMWGNKNATEDEMIHACKLAQADEFIQRFPDKYDTYIEQGGSNVSGGQKQRLCIARALLKNPKILILDDSTSAVDTKTDKLIREAFKNEIPDITKIIIAQRISSVKDADKIIVLDDGKISGIGVHEELIISNSIYKEVHDSQEEGGKNNE, encoded by the coding sequence ATGTTAAAAAAGTTATTAGCATATGTAGGAGAATATAAAAAAGTTTCACTTTTATCTCCTTTATTTATTTTAGTGGAAGTGATGATGGAAATACTGATTCCATTTTTAATGGCCTCCATAATAGATGATGGGCTGAATAAGGGAAATATGAAACATATATATTTTATAGGTCTTTTAACTTTGCTGATTGCCATGCTTTCCCTTTCTACAGGTTTTGCGGCAGGAAGATGTGCAGCTAAAGCTTCTTCAGGATTTGCAAAGAATATAAGAAAAGCAGTTTTTTACAAGATACAAAATTTTTCTTTTACAAATATTGATAAATTTTCAACTGCAGGGCTTATTACAAGATTTACTACAGATATTGCAAATATTCAGAATTCGTATCAGATGATTTTAAGACTTCTGGTAAGAGCACCTTTAATGCTTATATTTGCAACTATGATGACGATTTATATAAGTCCGGGCTTATCCACTATATTTATCGGTGCTATAATTATACTTGGAATTGTAATGGTAGTTGTTATATTTTTAGTACATCCTATTTTTCTGCAGGCAATGAAAAAGTATGACAAAATAAATTCAGATCTTCAGGAAAATATAAACGCGGTCAGAGTTGTAAAAGCATACGTAAGAGAAAATTATGAAATTAATAAGTTTAAAAATTCAACAGACAGTTTGAGAAATATATTGTTAAAAGCGGAAAAAATTATTATATTTGTAGCCCCTGCAATGCAGTTTTGCATGTATTCATGTATTATCCTGCTTTCATGGTTTGGAGCAAAGAAAATAGTAGCCGGAAATCTTACTACAGGACAGCTGATGAGCTTATTTTCATACACAGCAAATATTCTTATGAGTCTTCTTATGTTTGCTATGGTTATAGTTACAATAACTTTTTCAAGAGCATCGGGAGAACGTATAGTAGAAGTTCTTGATGAAGAACCTAGCATAAAGAATATTGATAATCCTGTATTAGAAGTAATAGATGGTTCAATTTCATTTGAAAATGTAAATTTCAGCTACAGTAACAATTCTGAAGTCTTAAATCTGGAAAATATCAATCTTCACATTAATCAAGGGGAAACAATAGGAATAATAGGAGGAACAGGAAGTGCAAAATCAGCTCTTGTTCAGTTAATTCCAAGATTATATGACGTACTGAACGGCGAAGTAAAAGTCGGTGGAGTAAACGTAAAAAATTACGATATAAAAACTTTAAGAGATAATGTAGCAATGGTACTGCAGAAAAATGTCCTCTTTTCAGGAACAATAAAGGAAAATTTGATGTGGGGAAATAAAAATGCCACTGAAGATGAAATGATACATGCCTGCAAACTGGCTCAGGCAGATGAATTTATACAGAGATTTCCTGATAAATATGATACTTATATTGAACAGGGAGGATCAAATGTATCAGGTGGACAGAAACAGCGTCTATGTATAGCAAGAGCACTTTTAAAAAATCCAAAAATTCTGATTCTTGATGACTCTACAAGTGCTGTGGATACTAAGACTGATAAGCTTATAAGGGAAGCCTTTAAAAATGAAATACCAGACATTACAAAAATCATTATTGCACAGAGAATTTCATCAGTAAAAGATGCTGATAAGATTATTGTACTTGATGATGGTAAAATATCAGGTATAGGTGTTCATGAAGAACTGATAATTTCAAACAGTATTTATAAGGAAGTGCATGATTCTCAGGAGGAAGGGGGAAAAAATAATGAATAG
- a CDS encoding esterase family protein, which yields MYTECRKEYSKYLDREMEFKIYGHAGKPCLVFPPQDGKFTDYENFKMVETLSDYIEQGKLRLFCVDSVDRESWSDKEGNPRYRAEMQEKWFNYITNEIVPFIQNYTGRNDLMVTGCSMGGTHAGISFFRRPDLFETLIALSGAFDASMFFGNYMDDLVYNNSPVHFLRNMPEDHYYLDIYRNKKIILCIGQGAWEEELLPSNHEMNAILKQKNVPAWVDFWGYDVAHDWNWWQLQIRYFMEKVL from the coding sequence ATGTATACTGAATGTAGAAAAGAATATAGTAAATATTTAGACAGGGAAATGGAATTTAAGATATATGGGCATGCTGGAAAACCTTGTCTTGTATTTCCGCCACAGGATGGGAAATTTACAGATTATGAAAATTTTAAAATGGTGGAAACTTTGTCAGATTATATAGAACAGGGGAAATTAAGACTTTTCTGTGTAGACAGTGTTGACAGGGAAAGCTGGTCAGATAAGGAAGGAAATCCAAGATACAGGGCTGAAATGCAGGAAAAATGGTTTAACTATATTACAAATGAAATAGTCCCATTTATCCAAAACTATACTGGAAGAAATGACCTTATGGTGACAGGTTGCAGCATGGGAGGAACTCATGCCGGAATTTCTTTTTTCCGTAGGCCCGACTTATTTGAAACATTGATTGCATTAAGTGGAGCTTTTGACGCTTCCATGTTCTTCGGAAATTATATGGATGATCTGGTTTATAACAATTCACCAGTACATTTTTTAAGAAATATGCCTGAAGATCACTATTATCTGGATATTTACAGAAACAAAAAAATTATACTTTGTATAGGTCAGGGAGCATGGGAAGAAGAGCTTCTGCCAAGTAATCACGAAATGAATGCCATCCTGAAGCAAAAAAATGTTCCTGCATGGGTGGATTTCTGGGGATATGATGTTGCACACGACTGGAACTGGTGGCAGCTTCAGATAAGATATTTTATGGAAAAAGTTCTTTAA